The Propionispora vibrioides genome segment TGCGTTGGCAACCGATGTTGGCGGTACTCTGTATACAGCCTGTAAACGGCTGCACGTTGACGGTACAAAGACGGTTGTTATTGTCGGCTGTGGACCAATGGGCAGTGGTGGAATTTTAATGGCAAAGGGATTTGGCGCTAACGTCATTGCCGTAGATGTTGATGAAAAACGATTGGCTATGGCCCGAAGCCTGGGAGCCGACTACATAATTAATTCCAGTAAGGAAGATCCGGTGAAGAAGATTAAAGAACTAACAGAGGGAGGGGCGGATGCTGCAATTGTTTGCGCTGGGGGTACGATTCCACTTGCGACAGGCCTTAATGGTGTAAAGGCGAAAGGTTGTGTGGGGCTTATTGCTGAGTCGCAAAATGCCGCAATTGATCCGAGCAATCAGTTTATCCGGACGCTAGTAGAACTAAAAGGATGTTGGTACTTTAATCGCAGCGATTGGAAAGAAATTGCTGATTTTATTATCCGGAAGGAAATTCCATTAAAAAAAATATCCAGTCATACATTTAATATATCTGAAGCTACAAAAGCATTTCCTTTATTTGATTCAGGTCAGACACAAAAAGTAGTATTTGTTTGGGATTGATGCAAAAAATAAAAAAGAAGAGGAGAGTAGTTCATGTTGAAAAAAGTTCTTTTGATTGTTTTGTCCGTGCTTTTAGCAGCAACTGTAATGACCGGTTGCGGTAACACACCTTCTGAGAACAACAAACAGGTTCAGACTGAGTCAACAAAATCTTATCCTCCCATTGATTTAAATCCCCGGGAAGCATTAAGTGTAAGCCCTGAAGGTATTAAGGCTGTTGCTCCATCGGCGCTTTCCCTGACTAATGAAGAAATTGAGCAATTAAAGAAAGGTAAATATAAAGTTGCTTTTAGTTATCATACCTTAAGCGATCAATGTAATCAGCGTAAGTTGGCAGCGGCAAAAGAAGCTCTTGCCAGCTGGGGGATTGATGTAGTTTCAGTGACTGCTGCCGAGTTCAAAGCGGAAGCTCAGGTCTCGGATATTGAAAGCGCTCTGGCCCTTAAACCGGATGTATTATTTGTCATGCCTGTTGATCCCCATTCGGTTGCCGGTGCATTGGAAAAAGTAAAAGGAACGAAGACCAAAATTGTTTTTATGGAAAATGTAGCTGCCGGGTATAAAGCGGGTGTTGATTATTTAGGAAGTGCTAGTTCGGATAGCTATGGAAATGGAAAAGCGGCTGCCGATATTATGGCCCAGCAGTTAGGGTATAAGGGCAAGGTAGCGATGATGTTCTATGATATGGATTACTTTGTGACCAACGAACGTGATCGCGGTTTTCGTGAAACTATAAAAAACAATTATCCCAATATAGAAATCGTGATGGAAGCGGGCTTTACCAATGTGAACAATACTGGTGCCGTTGCCGATGCCATTTTTGCCAAATATCCTGATATCAATGGAATTTATGCAACCTGGGATGTTCCGGCAGAAGGAGCTATTGCTTCAGCACGATCACTGGGACGTAATGATGTGATCATTACTACTTGCGATTTAGGCGATAACGCTGCCCGCTTAATTGCGGAAGACGGTATGATCAGAGGAACCGGTGCGCCGCGTTCGGCTGAACAGGGAAAAGCGGAAGCGTTAATTGCAGCCTATGGGTTGTTGGGTAAGAAACTGCCTTCCACTTTTGTGACACCGCCGGCATTACCGGTAGTAAAAGCAAATGTATTGGAAGCATATAAGATGTCATATGGAGTAGAAGCCCCGCAAGCATTAGTGGATATTGTGAAGCAACATAAAAACAATTAAACATAATTAAACGCAATTAAATAGTATGAAGCCGATGGTTAAACGGCTTCATACTATTTAAGCGGAGGTGTGAGGTGAATGATGTCTGACTATGTATTGTCGCTTGAGGGAATCCAAAAATCATTTGGGGGAGTTCCTGTATTAAAAGATGTCGACTTCAGACTTAAAAGAGGAAGTGTCCATGCGCTGGTTGGCGGGAATGGTGCGGGCAAATCGACGCTGATGAAGATACTTACAGGCATATATTCCAGTGATGCCGGAACAATCAGAATAAATGGCAAAGAAACAAAAATCAATAAATTTAACGATGCGCAAAAGAATGGTATTAGTATAATTTTTCAAGAGCTAAGTTTGATTCCAACACTAAGTGTTACAGAAAACATCTTTTTAAATAAAGAACTGAAAAAAGGTATTTTTTTGGATAAGAAAGAGATGCATAGGAAAGCGCAGTCGCTGATGAAAGAGCTTGGGATAGATATTGATGTCGAGGAACGAATCGGAAATCTGAATGTTGGATATTGTCAACTAATTGAAATCGCTAAAGCATTAAGAAAAAACGCTTCCGTGCTGGTTATGGACGAGCCGACAGCTTCGTTGAGTGATAAAGAGACGGAAATTTTGTTTAAGATAATTAATAATCTAAGAGAAAGACAAGTTTCCATTGTATATATTTCTCATCGGATGAATGAGATTTTTAAAATAGCGGATGAAATATCGGTATTATGTAATGGGAAAATTGTAGCTAGCCAGCCAACTGCCGCGTACACACTTAAATCACTGATTCAATATATGATGGGAAACAGTGCGGGGAAAACAATGGAATGGAAAGAGCGTATAACACCGGTTGGGGAGAGCTCTTTGCTAGAAGTAAGTCATTTGAAAGTAGAAGATATACTAAAGGATGTCTCTTTTACTGTCAGACAGAGGGAAGTAGTAGGGGTGGCCGGATTGATGGGAAGCGGCAGAACAGAGCTGCTGGAGTGTCTTTTTGGCATAAGAAAATTAAGTGGCGGAGAAGTCAAACTGGAAGGCAAAACAGTCCGTTTCAGGAATATCCGTCAGGCAATTGAGTATGGTGTGGCGTTAGTTCCCGAAGACAGACGGCGGCAAGGGTTAGTAATTCAGCACTTGTTAAAGGATAATCTGATTATAACGAACATGAAAACCGTTAAGCGAAGGGGGATCATTAGCAGTGAGCAGGTGAAAAAGCTTAGTGAGCGATGGATTCGGGAACTGGGAATAAAAACAGACGGTATTAATGTCAAAATGTTAAACCTCTCTGGCGGCAATCAGCAAAAATTGGTCATAGCAAAATGGCTGAACACCAAACCGAAATTACTGTTACTGGATGAGCCGACGGCTGGTGTAGATATAGTTGCTAAAGGAGAAATTATTGACTTGGTAAGGCAATTTGTTAGTCAAAACCGGGGCGTAATATTTGTTTCTTCCGAACTCTCTGAAATGATGGCTATTTGTGATCGGATTATTGTACTTAACAACGGTACGGTGACAGGCGTGTTGGAACATTGCGAAATTAAGTCCGAGGAGGTGCTGCAGCATGCAATCCAAAACCAGTGAAACAGGCGCTGAAAAGATAATTTATCAAGGTTTGAAAAATTTGGATAAGTATATGGTGTATGTTATTTTCGTTATTGTCCTCATCTTTTTTGCCGTTTGGCTGGGTAGCAACTTTTTCTCGGTTCCGAATATCATGAACATCACGCGGCAAACAGCTATGATTTCAGTTATGGCTGTAGCCATGACTTTTGTAATCGCTGCGGGTCAAATTGATTTATCGGTAGGAGCTATAGTAGCTCTATCTTCGCTGCTTGCTGCTTTGATTTTGCAGGCAACGAACAATGTCATTTTGGCAGTAACAAGCAGTTTAATCCTTGGGGCATTCATTGGAGCGGTTAATGGCTTTTTAACCACTATAGTAAGAATTCCGTCTTTTTTAACTACACTAGGAATGTTGTGTTCTGTACAAGGTGTTGCAATGTGGCTAACAGATACTAAAGCTGTTCCAATTATGAATAAAACTTTTAATTTCATTTTTGGTATGGGAATGATTTTTGGTGTTCCGATTTTGTTGTTTTGGGCAATGATTGCTTTGCTGATCGGACATTTCGCACTAAAATATTTGCCCTATGGGAAGAAGGTTCTGGCTATTGGGGGAAATTCCATTTCAGCAGCCTATTCGGGAATTAACATCCATAAGATTACCATTCTTGTTATGACTTTCAGTGGAATGGCAGCAGCCTTTGCCGGCCTTCTTTATTCCGGCAGGACTCAAACCGCCCGTTATACATACGGAATAGGTGATGAACTGTCGGTGATTGCAGCAGTGGTTTTAGGTGGAACTTCCATGTCCGGAGGAACCGGGAATATTATTGGAGCCGTTATTGGGTCGTTGCTGCTGGGAATTATAAATAATGGACTTATAATCGGGGGCCTAAATGTCAGCCAGCAGATGATGGTGCGCGGTGCGATTATAATAATCGCAGTTGCTTTGAACAATGTTGAGTATCTGAAACAAAATATTGAATACATCAAAAGGAATATTAAAGAACTAAAAAAAAATCAGATTAGTCGTTTTCAGTAACGTAAAATTCATTTTTAGGGGGAAAGACATATGAAATATTCATTTAACACATGGGCGTATAGCAGTTTTCCCTGCTGGGTTCCCGCTTATCCGCTGAAAGACACAATTGAACGATTAGCCCGGATTGGCTATGACGCTATTGAACTAGGCTGCGCATCGCCGCATGCCTGGCCTTATTTTCTGGATGCTGCTAAACGTAAAGAAATTAATAAATGGTTAAAAGACAGTAATATTGTGTTTTCTTCCTTGCTCCCCGCTCCGGGCGGCGGACCGGGCGCCAATATTGCTTCTGCCATGAAAGAAGAGCGGGAATGGTCCGTGCAGTATGTAAAGGACGTAATTGATATGGCGGATGATTTTAACTGTCATACTGTGCTCATTGTATGTGGTTGGTATATTTATGGGACCAAACAGGAAGAGGCGTGGAAATATTCGCGGGAAAGTATTCGTAATATTGCGGAATACGCGCGGCGAAAAGGTACCCGGCTGTGCCTTGAACCAACGCCAACGGACAGCAATCTGGTTGAAACAGCGGATGATGCACTGATTATGAAAGACCAGGTTGGTATGGACAATGTTTTCGTTATGTTTGATACGGCGCATGCTTTATACCGCAATGAACCGCCGACAGACTACATTTACCGCATGGGAAATGATCTGAAACATGTTCATCTGACCGATTATGACAGAAAAGCTCCTGGCACCGGCGGATGTGATTTTGTGGCAATTATGCAGGCATTAAAGGATGTCGATTATGCTGGGTACGTAACCATGGAAACAGGTTTTCCTACGAGGGGGATTCACCCGGATTCCTGTGCCAGAATTTCATTAGAAAATCTAAAGGCCATTGAAGGTACGCTTAAATAAAGGCTTTTTCACAATACGAAAGAAAGTAAAGCCAACCATGCAGGCAGAGCCAAAAGGTTTATAACCAATACTTCTTATTGAATGCAACGATGTAAAGGGAGAGAACTGATTATGATTAAAGTAGGTATTATTGGCTGTGGTAAAATTGCGCAGGTGCGTCATTTGCCCGAATATATGGATAATAAAAACGTAAATATTGCCGGATTGTATGATTTGTGCTATTCACGGGCCACGGAAATGGCCGAAAAATATGGGGGGAAAGTTTATGAATCATATCAGCAATTATTAGCTGATCCGACGATTGAGGCTGTCAGTGTTTGTGCCGCTAATGCCGTTCATTGCGAAATTACAGTAGCCGCATTGGAAAACGGCAAACATGTTCTTTGTGAGAAGCCAATGGCGACTACACTGGATGAATGTAAAAGAATGGTTGCTGCCGCGGAAAAGACGGGAAAGTTTTTGATGATTGGCCATAATCAACGTCTTACCAAGACACATGCTATGGCCCGACGTTTAATTCAGGAGGGTATGATTGGCCATATTATTACGTTTAGGACCGTTTTTGGACATGGCGGACCGGAAACCTGGGCAATCGACAGCAAAAATGTCTGGTTTTTTGATAAAAAAACAGCAGTGTTTGGTGCTATGGCAGATCTTGGAATTCATAAGACAGATTTAATTCAATTTTTAACTGGGGAGAAAATCTCGGAAGTGACTGCCTATTTGGGTACATTGGACAAAAAAACAGCGGATGGACAGTTTATTGGCGTAGATGATAATGCGATTTGCATTTATCAAATGTCTGGCGGAGCCATAGGAACCATGACGGCAAGCTGGAACTACTACGGGGCGGAGGATAATTCGACGATTCTTTATGGTACCAAGGGAATTATGCGTCTTTATGATGACCCGCACTATTCTATAATTATCGAACTCAAAACCGGTGAGAAGATTCATTATGAGGTAGATCAGATACAAACGAATGATAAACAGACAAAATCCGGTATTATTGATTTATGGGTGGATTGCCTGGTAAATAATACGGCGCCGGAAATATCCGGAGCTGAAGCGCTGAGCGCCATGAAAGCAGTATTTGCTGCAATAGAATCATCAAACACCGGGAAAAGAGTGAAAATTGATTAAAAGTTGGGAGTGAGAAGATGACACGGCCAGTAACTTTGGCATCGGGGCAATTTGGTGACCTTTCCCTGGAAAAGCTATGCGCTTTAGCACAAAAATCAGGTTATGAGGGACTGGAACTGGCGACCCATGCTCATTTTGATGTAAACCGGGCTTTGAATGACGAAACATATATAGCCTACGTACAAGATACATTGAAAAAATATAACCTAAAATGCTGGGCGATTTCTGCTCATCTTGCAGGGCAGTGTGTAGGCGATAACTGGGATCGGCGTCTGGATAATTTTGCTCCAAAACATATTTCCGGGCAGCCGGAAAAGATTCGTATATGGGCTATCGAAGAAATGAAGCGTACCGCTCTGGCTGCAAGAAAAATGGATGTTTTGGTAATTAACGGTTTTTTAGGTTCCCCAATTTGGGCATGGTGGTATTCTTACCCACAGACTACGCCGGAAATGGTAGAAGCTGGGTTTCATAAAATTTATGATCTATGGACACCAATTTTTGATGTCTTTGATGAACAGGAGATTCGTTTTGCCTTAGAGGTCCATCCTACCGAAATTGCGTTTGATTACTATTCAACGGAACGTTTGTTGGAAAAGTTTCACTATCGTCCTACACTAGGTTTGAATTATGATCCCAGTCATCTGGTTTGGCAAGGCGTAAATGAACTGACATTTCTGCGGGATTTTGCCAACCGCATCTATCATGTGCATATGAAGGATGTCAAGCTGCAGCGTAATGAAAAGGCCGGGATACTGGGATCGCATCTGGAGTTTGGTGATACTCGCCGGGCCTGGAATTTTGTTTCAGTCGGGCATGGGAATGTTGATTTTGATGGTATTATCAGGGAACTCAACCAAATAGGTTATGAAGGACCGTTATCCGTAGAGTGGGAAGATTCGGGCATGAAGCGTGAATTTGGTGCGGCAGAGGCATGCGCTTATGTAAGGAAAATTAATTTTTCTCCGTCGCATATTGCGTTTGATGCAGCACTTAAAGCGGATAATTGACCTTCATGTTTTTTAAGAAACGGTGGAAGATAAACCTTAATAAATCAGACTGATATAGCCAGCACTTATAATGAGTGCCGGCTATTTTTAGCGGAGCGGGGACGTTGCCTGGCAGCGCGTTTTTTGAATTCAGCGGATTCACTGTGTCATGGTAGATTGCCGGAGATGGTTCTGATTCAAAGACAAGGGGAGAATTGACGAAAATAAGTGGAGAGGAAAAATTTAACAGATAACTTTTGCAGGAATTTTGTATGAACCAGTCTAAATAGTGATACAATGCATGCAAGTTGTAATTAATTGTTAATTAAGGATAGGGATATATGGACGAATTGGATTTGCGAGCTATTATAGAGACAAGCTATCTGCATACCGATAACACCTGGCGCTACCGGGCTATTTTGCGGTACTGCTTTGTGCAGCATGAAAGGCTGCACCATTATATATACCCGGAGGAGATCTACGGAGCTCTTAAAGAAAGTCCGTTTTTTACCACTTATAGTGAAGAACAACTGCAGCAGGATTTAAAACAATTGGTGGATTGGAAAAATCTCATTCCACGGCAGGAAACAGGACGGGTACATACTATAGAAGATTTTAAGCGGAAAAAGTTCCGTTATCAGTGTACGCCTTATACGATAGAAATCGAACGGATGGTACAGCGGCTGCAGCAACTAGGCAGTGGTTTTGCCGGTGGTTCGCTGGAAGTGACGCTGTTTGAACGTCTGCAGGCAGCATTGCTGCGCTTTCTGGAGCAGGGACCAACGCTGGAGGCCGGGGAGTTGAACCGTACCTGGGAAGATTTGTACGGTTATTTCCGGGACATGGTGCAGAATGCTTCCGATTATCTGGCTCATTTGAAAAGCGACAAGGTGGAGGAGCAGATGATGACGGAGGCCTTTGTCGCTTATAAAAATGCTTTTACGCAATATCTGCAGAATTTTATTTTAAGTATGCAGCGGGCTTCGTTTAAAATAGAGGCGCTGTTGAAGCGGACAAACCCGGACAAACTGATGGCCCTGGCCGGTAAGCTGGCTGACTATCAGCTAACGATTCCCCGGATGGATGTTCAGCCCAGCCGGGAAGAATGGATGGACAGTTATCAGGATCGATACCGCAGCCTGGCCGAATGGTTCCTTGGCCGCAACGGATTGCCCAGTGAACTGGTGACACTGCAAAACGAGACGACCGACACCATTCGCCGCATTGCCCGGTTTGCTCAGCGGCTGGGTGAACGGCATCAGGCCTTTCGCAGCCGCCGTCATGATTATCTGCACTTGGCAGGCTGGTTTGCCGGTCTGACGGATATCGGGGAAGCGCATAAACTGTCGGCACTGCTCTTTGGCGTGGCGCACAGCCGCCATCTGTATGCGGAGCCGCGTTTGAGCGAAGATATGGAGCAAGGCGTTATGGAGGAACTGCCGACCGAGGTTTTGACACCGCCGCGTGTCGTAGGGTACCGGGAAAAAAGCCGGCCTGGGGCGCTTCAGGACCGGACGGCCGAGAAACAGGCCGCACTCCGGGCCTATATTGCCGAGCAACGGCGGCAGGAACAACTGATTGATCAGCTCATTGATGATCATAAAATTGTGCTGGCCGATTTACCGCCGATTGAACCTTTTGTTCGTAAGACTTTGCTAAATTGGATTGCCCGCTGTATGCAGAGTCAGGAGCGGTATATCCAAACGGAAACAGGACGGAAGATTCGCCTGCTGGCCGACGCTGCCGACCGGCGGATTCAGCTGAAAAGTACGGACGGAATACTGGAAATGCCCAATTTTACCTTGCAATTTGAGGAGCGAAGAAAAGGCGGTGCGCTATGACGGATCAGGAAGATGTCAGGGAAGCGCTGGCGCTGCTGCTGGAAAACTACTGGGTGCTTCGCCAGGAACAGCCGGACCAGTACAATCTGATCCGTCGCTGTGAACCGAAGCTGAGAAATTATTTCTTTGAAAAATGCGGTTGGCGGTTGCTCCAAAACCCCCAGTTTTATAAATTGGAAAAAATTCCGGCTCAGCCGCAAAGCTGGATGGGAATTAATGCGTTTCAACAGCCCCGTGACTATGCGCTGTTTTGCTGTTTCATGGCCTTTCTGGAGGAAAAGGATGTGGAAGAGCAATTTTTGCTCAGCGATTTATGCGAAAGCCTGTTAGCCTTGTATCCGCATGAAGCAGAGCTTGTCAGCCGGTTAAACTGGGAAAACTATGAACACCGGCGGGCGCTGGTACGGGTGCTGGCCTTTGCCGAAGCGGCCAGCCTTATTTATCTGGTGGACGGAGACGGCGAACAGTTTGCCATGCGTCAGGAGGGAGAGGCGCTGTACGAGGTGACCCTGCTGGCACGGTATTTCCTGCGGTCCTATCCGAAAGATTTGCAGCAGTATGACAGCCGGCAGGCTTTGCAGGCAGCCGAGTTTTTTGATGAGGAGGCGGCTACCGGCATGGGGCGGCGGGTGCGCATTTACCGTCAGTTACTGCTGGCTGCCGCCTGTAATGCCGCCGATGCCAGGCCGGAAGACTTCATTTACTTAAGAAAGAGGGACGAAGGGACAGGTTTCACGTCCCTCTCATTATACTCTATCTATTACACTCTTAGCTATTCCCGTCATCCTAGCTAATTGCCTTATCGTAATGCCTTCTATTTTTTTCAGTTTTCGTATGGCTTCATCTCGCATCTCTTTATTTAACTGTTGCAATTGGCTAATGCTTGTAATTCCCATTTGATTTAAATAGTCCATTACAGCTTTATCTGATACTATCACTTTTTCCGTATAGTCTAAACATTGATCGCGATTATCCCCATTGTTATAATTCTTAAATAATTCTATACCCTTTGTTCTATCATTTGAAAAAATATCTAACGCCAATTCTTTATCCGTTATACCAGAATTCCCGGTATAAAGAAAATGGGGACGGTACTAACGAGTCAAATGATGCCGGTAGTGCATGGCTTTGCAAGTATCTGGTAGAAAAGTTATGAGAAATAGAAGAAAGTAAGGCAATGCCAAGTGTATCTAGCTGGAGTGTCAAGTAATGGCAATAAGTCTGTAGAAAATTATTGCCAAATAAGTAACTTTGTAAAATAAATACAAAATTTAGCAGGGTTCTCCTGATTTAGGAGCAAAAATAATATTATATTCCTTTTAGGATATGAGTAAAGAAGCAAAAAAGCGTCCCTTTGCTTCCTGTATGAAAAAGGCACTACCTTAAATTTACTTGGGATGTATGGTATACATGCGTAGAGTGTTAAGCGAGGGGATAAGAAATGGCACTATTTGAATTGATCCAAAAAGATAACCTTTTTACACAGCAGGATTATAATGACTTAGATTCACATCAGGAGAAAATACTTCTGGCTATGATTCGCCCAATCTTATTTGGTTTGCTTGTTCATTTGAAACATGAAGTTGTA includes the following:
- a CDS encoding TIGR02678 family protein → MTDQEDVREALALLLENYWVLRQEQPDQYNLIRRCEPKLRNYFFEKCGWRLLQNPQFYKLEKIPAQPQSWMGINAFQQPRDYALFCCFMAFLEEKDVEEQFLLSDLCESLLALYPHEAELVSRLNWENYEHRRALVRVLAFAEAASLIYLVDGDGEQFAMRQEGEALYEVTLLARYFLRSYPKDLQQYDSRQALQAAEFFDEEAATGMGRRVRIYRQLLLAAACNAADARPEDFIYLRKRDEGTGFTSLSLYSIYYTLSYSRHPS
- a CDS encoding TIGR02677 family protein; its protein translation is MDELDLRAIIETSYLHTDNTWRYRAILRYCFVQHERLHHYIYPEEIYGALKESPFFTTYSEEQLQQDLKQLVDWKNLIPRQETGRVHTIEDFKRKKFRYQCTPYTIEIERMVQRLQQLGSGFAGGSLEVTLFERLQAALLRFLEQGPTLEAGELNRTWEDLYGYFRDMVQNASDYLAHLKSDKVEEQMMTEAFVAYKNAFTQYLQNFILSMQRASFKIEALLKRTNPDKLMALAGKLADYQLTIPRMDVQPSREEWMDSYQDRYRSLAEWFLGRNGLPSELVTLQNETTDTIRRIARFAQRLGERHQAFRSRRHDYLHLAGWFAGLTDIGEAHKLSALLFGVAHSRHLYAEPRLSEDMEQGVMEELPTEVLTPPRVVGYREKSRPGALQDRTAEKQAALRAYIAEQRRQEQLIDQLIDDHKIVLADLPPIEPFVRKTLLNWIARCMQSQERYIQTETGRKIRLLADAADRRIQLKSTDGILEMPNFTLQFEERRKGGAL
- a CDS encoding sugar phosphate isomerase/epimerase family protein, yielding MKYSFNTWAYSSFPCWVPAYPLKDTIERLARIGYDAIELGCASPHAWPYFLDAAKRKEINKWLKDSNIVFSSLLPAPGGGPGANIASAMKEEREWSVQYVKDVIDMADDFNCHTVLIVCGWYIYGTKQEEAWKYSRESIRNIAEYARRKGTRLCLEPTPTDSNLVETADDALIMKDQVGMDNVFVMFDTAHALYRNEPPTDYIYRMGNDLKHVHLTDYDRKAPGTGGCDFVAIMQALKDVDYAGYVTMETGFPTRGIHPDSCARISLENLKAIEGTLK
- a CDS encoding substrate-binding domain-containing protein is translated as MLKKVLLIVLSVLLAATVMTGCGNTPSENNKQVQTESTKSYPPIDLNPREALSVSPEGIKAVAPSALSLTNEEIEQLKKGKYKVAFSYHTLSDQCNQRKLAAAKEALASWGIDVVSVTAAEFKAEAQVSDIESALALKPDVLFVMPVDPHSVAGALEKVKGTKTKIVFMENVAAGYKAGVDYLGSASSDSYGNGKAAADIMAQQLGYKGKVAMMFYDMDYFVTNERDRGFRETIKNNYPNIEIVMEAGFTNVNNTGAVADAIFAKYPDINGIYATWDVPAEGAIASARSLGRNDVIITTCDLGDNAARLIAEDGMIRGTGAPRSAEQGKAEALIAAYGLLGKKLPSTFVTPPALPVVKANVLEAYKMSYGVEAPQALVDIVKQHKNN
- a CDS encoding Gfo/Idh/MocA family protein — encoded protein: MIKVGIIGCGKIAQVRHLPEYMDNKNVNIAGLYDLCYSRATEMAEKYGGKVYESYQQLLADPTIEAVSVCAANAVHCEITVAALENGKHVLCEKPMATTLDECKRMVAAAEKTGKFLMIGHNQRLTKTHAMARRLIQEGMIGHIITFRTVFGHGGPETWAIDSKNVWFFDKKTAVFGAMADLGIHKTDLIQFLTGEKISEVTAYLGTLDKKTADGQFIGVDDNAICIYQMSGGAIGTMTASWNYYGAEDNSTILYGTKGIMRLYDDPHYSIIIELKTGEKIHYEVDQIQTNDKQTKSGIIDLWVDCLVNNTAPEISGAEALSAMKAVFAAIESSNTGKRVKID
- a CDS encoding sugar ABC transporter ATP-binding protein, whose protein sequence is MMSDYVLSLEGIQKSFGGVPVLKDVDFRLKRGSVHALVGGNGAGKSTLMKILTGIYSSDAGTIRINGKETKINKFNDAQKNGISIIFQELSLIPTLSVTENIFLNKELKKGIFLDKKEMHRKAQSLMKELGIDIDVEERIGNLNVGYCQLIEIAKALRKNASVLVMDEPTASLSDKETEILFKIINNLRERQVSIVYISHRMNEIFKIADEISVLCNGKIVASQPTAAYTLKSLIQYMMGNSAGKTMEWKERITPVGESSLLEVSHLKVEDILKDVSFTVRQREVVGVAGLMGSGRTELLECLFGIRKLSGGEVKLEGKTVRFRNIRQAIEYGVALVPEDRRRQGLVIQHLLKDNLIITNMKTVKRRGIISSEQVKKLSERWIRELGIKTDGINVKMLNLSGGNQQKLVIAKWLNTKPKLLLLDEPTAGVDIVAKGEIIDLVRQFVSQNRGVIFVSSELSEMMAICDRIIVLNNGTVTGVLEHCEIKSEEVLQHAIQNQ
- a CDS encoding ABC transporter permease, whose translation is MQSKTSETGAEKIIYQGLKNLDKYMVYVIFVIVLIFFAVWLGSNFFSVPNIMNITRQTAMISVMAVAMTFVIAAGQIDLSVGAIVALSSLLAALILQATNNVILAVTSSLILGAFIGAVNGFLTTIVRIPSFLTTLGMLCSVQGVAMWLTDTKAVPIMNKTFNFIFGMGMIFGVPILLFWAMIALLIGHFALKYLPYGKKVLAIGGNSISAAYSGINIHKITILVMTFSGMAAAFAGLLYSGRTQTARYTYGIGDELSVIAAVVLGGTSMSGGTGNIIGAVIGSLLLGIINNGLIIGGLNVSQQMMVRGAIIIIAVALNNVEYLKQNIEYIKRNIKELKKNQISRFQ
- a CDS encoding sugar phosphate isomerase/epimerase family protein produces the protein MTRPVTLASGQFGDLSLEKLCALAQKSGYEGLELATHAHFDVNRALNDETYIAYVQDTLKKYNLKCWAISAHLAGQCVGDNWDRRLDNFAPKHISGQPEKIRIWAIEEMKRTALAARKMDVLVINGFLGSPIWAWWYSYPQTTPEMVEAGFHKIYDLWTPIFDVFDEQEIRFALEVHPTEIAFDYYSTERLLEKFHYRPTLGLNYDPSHLVWQGVNELTFLRDFANRIYHVHMKDVKLQRNEKAGILGSHLEFGDTRRAWNFVSVGHGNVDFDGIIRELNQIGYEGPLSVEWEDSGMKREFGAAEACAYVRKINFSPSHIAFDAALKADN
- a CDS encoding alcohol dehydrogenase catalytic domain-containing protein, giving the protein MLAAKILGKECIQVVEEAIPNPRKGEVLIRMKASALCRSDLHRYHGDNLFEDDDNSNITPGHEPCGIVEALGEGVTQVKIGDRVALYLGLGCRQCSHCLKGDIMLCRSFRCIGFAVNGAHADYMTIPEENCLLLPEKMDYITGALATDVGGTLYTACKRLHVDGTKTVVIVGCGPMGSGGILMAKGFGANVIAVDVDEKRLAMARSLGADYIINSSKEDPVKKIKELTEGGADAAIVCAGGTIPLATGLNGVKAKGCVGLIAESQNAAIDPSNQFIRTLVELKGCWYFNRSDWKEIADFIIRKEIPLKKISSHTFNISEATKAFPLFDSGQTQKVVFVWD